The genomic DNA CAACGAGGGCGGCGAGCTCGGGTACTCGCTCATGCACGCGTACGGCGCGGCGCTCGACAACCCCGACCTCGTGGTCGCGTGCGTGATCGGCGACGGCGAGGCCGAGACCGGCCCGCTCGCGGCGAGCTGGCGCGCGCACGCGTTCTGCTCCCCCGTGACCGACGGCGCGGTGCTGCCGATCCTCAACCTGAACGGGTACAAGATCGCGAACCCGACGCTGCTCGCACGCATCCCCGAGGAGGAGCTCGCCGCGTTCTTCCTCGGGCAGGGCTACGCGCCGATCTTCGTGACCGGCGGCTTCGACGGCGAGGATCCGATGCGGGTGCACGAGCGCATGGCCGATGCGCTCGATGCGGCGTACGACGCGATCCGCGACATCCAGCAGGCGGCCAGGTCGGGCGGGTCGGATGCCTCGGGCGTCTCGGGTTCGGATGCCTCGGATGCCTCGGATTCGCCCGATGCACTGGATGCCACGATCGCCCCCGACGAGACATCCGACCCGCGCTGGCCGCTCATCGTGCTGCGCACTCCCAAGGGCTGGACCGGCCCGAAGGAGGTCGACGGCGTACCGGTCGAGGGCACGTTCCGGGCGCACCAGGTGCCGCTCGCCGGCGTGCGCGACAACCCCGCGCACCTCGCCCAGCTCGAGGAATGGCTGCGCAGCTACCGCGCCGACGAACTGTTCGACGCTGACGGCCGACCGATCGCCCAACTCGGCGCCCTGCGCCCCGACGGCGACCTGCGCATGAGCGCCAGCCCCCACGCGAACGGCGGCGTGCTGCGCGAGCCGCTCGACCTGCCGCCCATCGAAGCGCACGCCGTCGAGATCCCCGACGACCGCTGGGTCGAGGGCGAGTCGACGCGCGTGCTCGGTCGGTGGCTGCGCGACGTGATGGCGGAGCATCCGACCTCGTTCCGCCTGTTCGGACCCGACGAGGTCGCCTCCAACCGGCTCGACGACGTCTTCGACGCGACCCCGCGCGTGTGGGCCGAGCAGCTCGTGCCCGGCGACGTGCACCTGGCGCGCGAGGGCCGCGTCACCGAGGCGCTCAGCGAGCATCTCATGCAGGGCCTGCTCGAGGGGTACCTGCTCACCGGGCGGCACGGGCTCATCACCAGCTACGAGGCGTTCATCCACATCGTCGACTCGATGTTCAACCAGCACGCGAAGTGGCTGCAGGCGTGCGACGACATCCCCTGGCGCGCGTCGGTCTCATCGCTGACCTACCTGCTGTCGAGCCACGTGTGGCGGCAGGACCACAACGGGTTCTCGCACCAGGATCCGGGGTTCCTGAACATCGTCGTGAACAAGAAGGCCGAGGTCGTGCGGGTCTACCTGCCGGCCGACGCGAACTCGCTGCTCGTCACGATGGAGCACTGCTTCACGACCGTCGACCACGTGAACGTGGTGGTCGCCGGCAAGCAGCCCCAGCCGCAGTGGCTCTCGCTCGCCGAAGCGCGGGCGCACGGCGAGGCCGGACTGTCGATCTGGCACTGGGCCGGAAGTGAAGACGACCCGGGGCTCGACCCCGACGTGGTGCTCGCGTGCGCGGGCGACGTGCCGACGCTCGAGGCGATGGCCGCGGCGCAACTGCTGCGCGAGCGGGTGCCCGGGCTGCGCGTGCGGTTCGTGAACGTGGTCGACCTGATGCGGCTGCAGGACTCGAAGGAGCATCCGCACGGCCTCACCCACCCCGAGTTCGACCGCATCTTCACGACCGGCCGGCCGATCGTGTTCGCCTTCCACGGGTACCCGTCGCTCATCCACCAGCTCACCTACCGGCGCACGAACCACGCCAACCTGCACGTGCGCGGGTTCAAGGAGGAGGGAACGACGACGACGCCGTTCGACATGGTGCATCTGAACGACCTCGACCGGTACCGGCTCGCGCTCGACGTGCTCGACCGGGTGCCGGGGCTGCTCGAGGCGCCCGGCATCGCGGCGGTGGCCGACGAGTGGCGCGCCGCGCGCGACGACGCGCGGGCCTACGCGTACGAGCACGGCGAAGACCCCGCCTGGATCACGGGCTGGCGCTTCGCGCGCTGACCGCCCGGGCTCGCGTGTCGGCGCGCGACACGCCGCGAGTGCCGTCGGAGTTCCTGATCGCGTGCAGGGACGGGTCGGGTGCAGGGGCCGGGGGTTACCAGCGGGGGTGGATCGACGCGCGGAGTTCGCGGTCGTAGAGGTCGCGCACGGCGGCGTCGAACGACGCGGGCAGGTCGAGCGACCCCGCGGCCGCGTTCGCGCGCGCCTGATCGGGGTTGCGCGCACCGGGGATGACGGTCGACACCCCGTCGAGCCCGGCGACCCAGGCGAGCGCCACCTGGGCGGTCGTGGCATCCGGGGCGGCCTCGCGCGCGAGCGCGGCGAACTCCTGCGCGGCGCGCACGCCGGTCTCGTAGTCGACGCCCGAGAACGTCTCGCCGACGTCGAAGGCCTCGCCGTGCCGGTTGTAGGTGCGGTGGTCGTTCGCCGCGAACGTGGTGTCGAGCGTGTACCGGCCCGACAGCAGGCCCGAGGCGAGCGGCACGCGCGCGATGATGCCGACGCCGGCGGCGACCGCTGCGGGCAGCACCTCGTCGAGCGGCTTCAGCCGGAACGCGTTCAGGATGATCTGCACGGATGCCACGTGCGGCCGCGCGATCGCGGTGAGCGCCTCGTCGACCGTCTCGACGCTCACGCCGTACGCGGCGATGCGCCCCTCGTCGACGAGCGTGTCGAGGTCGTCGAAGACCCGGTCGGTCGAGTACACGGCGGTCGGCGGGCAGTGCAGCTGCACGAGGTCGAGCGTGTCGACGCCGAGGTTGCGGCGCGATCGGTCGTTCCAGGCGCGGAAGTTCGCCATCGAGTAGTTCTCGGGCAGCTGCTCGAGGCGCCGGCCCATCTTCGTCGCGACGGTGACGCCCGAGTCGGGGTTGGCGCGCAGCCACGCGCCGATGAGCGATTCGCTGCGCCCGTCGCCGTAGACGTCGGCGGTGTCGAAGACGGTGACGCCGGCCTGGTACGCGGCGTCGAGCACGGCGAGGGCGTCGGCCTCGTCGACCTCGCCCCAGTCGGCGCCGAGCTGCCAGGTGCCGAGGCCGATCACGGAGACGGTGCGGCCGGTGCGGCCGAGAACGCGGGTCTGCATGGGTTCGAACCTACTCCCGACCACGATGTCGGATGCTGCGGGCACGATGTCGGCATGCCCGTCGACGTGATCGCCGCCCCGACGAACCTCGGTCTGCGCCCACCCGAGCCCGGCAGCGTGCCGGGTACCGCGAAGGCGCCCGAGGCGCTGCGGGCGGCGGGTCTCGTCTCCGCCCTCGCGAGCGCTGCCGGTGACGGCGACGTGGTCGAGGCCGGCATCGTGCTGCCCGGCCGGTACCGTGCCGACCCGGCGCCCGGCGAGGTGCTGCGCAACCAGGCCGCGCTCGTCGACTACACGACGCGCCTGGCCGCCGAGGTCGACGCATCGCTCGGCCGGGGGCGGTCGCCGCTCGTGGTCGGGGGCGACTGCAGCCTCGCCCTCGGGCCGCTGCTGGCGCTGCGGCGGCGCGGGCGGTACGGCCTGGTCTACCTCGACGGGCACGGCGACTTCCGGCATCCGGGCAACAGCGACGGGGCCGACACGCTCGGCGGCGAGACGTTGGCGGCGGCGGTCGGTCTGCATCTCGACGCGATCGCCGATCTCGAGGGGCGGCGGCCCTTCGTGCGGCCCGGCGACGTGGTGCAGGTCGGCTGCCGCGACGACGACGACGACATCGACGAACTGCGTGCGGTGCTGGGCGGGGTGGTGCCGGCGGCCGAGATCCTCGCCGACGGTGCGGCGGCGGTCGCCGGGCGGGTGCTCGACGTCGTCGCGGCCGAGGGGCTCGACGGGTTCTGGGTGCACGTCGACGTCGACGTGCTCGACCCTCGGTGGATGCCGGCGGTCGACAGCCCCGATCCCGTCGGCATCGACCCGTCAACGCTCGCCGGGCTGCTCGCGCTGCTGGCGCCGCACGCCGTGGGCGCCGATCTCGCGATCTACGACCCCGACCTCGACCCGACGGGCGAGCATGCGCTGACCATCGTCGCGGTCGCCCGTGATGGGCTGGGGCGGCTCGGGCGGTCCGGGTGAGCGCCGCGCCGCTAGGGCTTGCCCAGCGCGTACTGCGTCGCCGACCAGCATTCGGCGATCGCGCTGGTCGCCGCTTCGTGGCGCCCGGCCTCGTGCATCGCCGCCCGCACCGCCGCGTCGCCGGGCGCATCGCAGTCGCGGCCCTTGCCGTGGATGACCCACACCGGCGCGACCACACCGGTCTCGGCGAGCCACACGGGCAGCGCCTCGAGTTCGGCGTCGTCGTACACCACGGCGAACACGAGGTCGGCTTCCCACGGGGCGACGCGCGGGGACTCGACGAGCGCTTCGGCGAGCGCTCGCACGGGCAGCGCACCGCGCACGGCGATCGGCACCTCGGGGCCGACGCCGAGTTTCTGGTCGAGCGGGCGCGGCGGCCGCGAGAGCGCCTCCGCCCAGTCGGTCGCCGCACGCCCCACCTGGAATCGGTACTGCGCTCCCGATGCCGCTTCGAGCTCGATGACGCCGTCGCTGGCGTCGACTCGTCGGAACTCCGTTCGTGGAACGGTCGCCCGCCGCGCACCGCGCACGGTCAGCGCGTCCCATTCGAGTCGCAGCGTCACCGCCGCGCGGTCGCCGGAGTCGAGCCAGTACGCCCTCGATTCACGCCCCATCGCTTCCCCCTCCGACATGATCCACCGCGCTCGGCGGTGATGCAATGCCTCGGGAGCGACCATCCGTCCATTCCTGTCACAGAACGTTCACCGGGCGGTCACCGATGGGGCGGAGCATCCGCGGCGAGCCGCTCGACCCGGTGCGGCCCGCCGACGGGGGCTCAGGCGCCCTCGGCGCCGCCCACCAGGCCGTCGAGCCGGGCGAAGCCTTCGGTGAGACCGCCCTCCATGCCCGACTGCACCATGCCGTCGCGGGCCTCGACGCTGGGGTACGTCGAGTGGATGCGCACGCGCGAGCGCCCGCCGCCGAGGTCTTCGAACGCGATCGTCTCGACCGCGACCACGTCGGGCACGCCCTCGAATTCGAAGGTCTGCACGGCGAACTCGTTCTCGCGCACGGTGTGGAACGTGCCGTGGAACCCCCACGCCCCGCCCTGCGGGTCGTGGTGCACGTAGCGGTAGGCGCCGTGGGTGGTGAAGTCCCACTCGGCGATGTCCATCTCGTAGCCGTTCGGCCCGAGCCACTGCTTCACCAGGTCGGGTTCGCGGTGCGCGCGGAAGACCGCGGCGACGGGGGCGTCGAACTCGCGCTCGATGTCGATGAACGGCAGGCCCTCTGGTGCGGTGACGATGACGGGGTTGCTCATGATTCCTTCTCCTTCGGATGGTGGGCGGCGGTGGCGTCGCCGACGGATGCCTCGAGCACCGCGTCGAGCGAGCGGAACCGCTGCTCGTGGATGAGCCGGTAGCGGTCGATCCAGCCGGTGAGCCGTTCGAGCTCGGCCGGCGCGAGATGCACGGGCCGGCGCTGCGCGTCGCGCGTGCGCGTGACGAGCCCGGCCTGCTCGAGCACCTGGATGTGCTTCGAGACCGCCTGCTTGGTGATCGCGAACGGTTCGGCGAGCTCGTTGACGGTCGCCGGGCCGCGGCTGAGCCGCGCGATGATGCCGCGACGGACCGGGTCGGCCAGGGCGAGGAACGCCCGGTCGAGCCATCCGTCGTCGGATCCGGCATCGCGCATATTCAATCTTCTTCTTGATCAATCGATAGATTGATTATCACCAGACGGATGCTCCGCCGTCAATCCGTTCGTCGCAGGATCCCTACCGTTCACCGACGAACCGACCCGCTCACCGCATGACCCCCCAACGGGGGCCAACCCGCTGCCTACGATCTCCGGGGCGGAACGCCCGTGCAATGACGCATTCGAGGAGGACCAGGAATGACCCGAACCCCCAGCGGCCCCGCGGCCCCACCCGCGGACGAGCTCGACCAGGATCCATCCCTGCCGCCGGTCGCCGTGCCCGAAGCCGAACTCGAGCGCGAGCGCACGTGGACACCCGGCAGGATCGCCCTCTGGGCGGCCATCGCCCTGCTCGGCGGCGTCGCGTGGACGATGATCG from Agromyces larvae includes the following:
- a CDS encoding phosphoketolase family protein, with amino-acid sequence MAIDLATVDAWWRAANYLSVGQIYLLDNARLARPLTRDDIKPRLLGHWGTSPALNLVYAHLNRVLVERGTPTIYVCGPGHGGPAMVANTWLEGTYSELFPRVTLDAPGMARLFRQFSFPGGIPSHAAPETPGSINEGGELGYSLMHAYGAALDNPDLVVACVIGDGEAETGPLAASWRAHAFCSPVTDGAVLPILNLNGYKIANPTLLARIPEEELAAFFLGQGYAPIFVTGGFDGEDPMRVHERMADALDAAYDAIRDIQQAARSGGSDASGVSGSDASDASDSPDALDATIAPDETSDPRWPLIVLRTPKGWTGPKEVDGVPVEGTFRAHQVPLAGVRDNPAHLAQLEEWLRSYRADELFDADGRPIAQLGALRPDGDLRMSASPHANGGVLREPLDLPPIEAHAVEIPDDRWVEGESTRVLGRWLRDVMAEHPTSFRLFGPDEVASNRLDDVFDATPRVWAEQLVPGDVHLAREGRVTEALSEHLMQGLLEGYLLTGRHGLITSYEAFIHIVDSMFNQHAKWLQACDDIPWRASVSSLTYLLSSHVWRQDHNGFSHQDPGFLNIVVNKKAEVVRVYLPADANSLLVTMEHCFTTVDHVNVVVAGKQPQPQWLSLAEARAHGEAGLSIWHWAGSEDDPGLDPDVVLACAGDVPTLEAMAAAQLLRERVPGLRVRFVNVVDLMRLQDSKEHPHGLTHPEFDRIFTTGRPIVFAFHGYPSLIHQLTYRRTNHANLHVRGFKEEGTTTTPFDMVHLNDLDRYRLALDVLDRVPGLLEAPGIAAVADEWRAARDDARAYAYEHGEDPAWITGWRFAR
- a CDS encoding aldo/keto reductase; its protein translation is MQTRVLGRTGRTVSVIGLGTWQLGADWGEVDEADALAVLDAAYQAGVTVFDTADVYGDGRSESLIGAWLRANPDSGVTVATKMGRRLEQLPENYSMANFRAWNDRSRRNLGVDTLDLVQLHCPPTAVYSTDRVFDDLDTLVDEGRIAAYGVSVETVDEALTAIARPHVASVQIILNAFRLKPLDEVLPAAVAAGVGIIARVPLASGLLSGRYTLDTTFAANDHRTYNRHGEAFDVGETFSGVDYETGVRAAQEFAALAREAAPDATTAQVALAWVAGLDGVSTVIPGARNPDQARANAAAGSLDLPASFDAAVRDLYDRELRASIHPRW
- a CDS encoding arginase family protein, which codes for MPVDVIAAPTNLGLRPPEPGSVPGTAKAPEALRAAGLVSALASAAGDGDVVEAGIVLPGRYRADPAPGEVLRNQAALVDYTTRLAAEVDASLGRGRSPLVVGGDCSLALGPLLALRRRGRYGLVYLDGHGDFRHPGNSDGADTLGGETLAAAVGLHLDAIADLEGRRPFVRPGDVVQVGCRDDDDDIDELRAVLGGVVPAAEILADGAAAVAGRVLDVVAAEGLDGFWVHVDVDVLDPRWMPAVDSPDPVGIDPSTLAGLLALLAPHAVGADLAIYDPDLDPTGEHALTIVAVARDGLGRLGRSG
- a CDS encoding SRPBCC family protein is translated as MSNPVIVTAPEGLPFIDIEREFDAPVAAVFRAHREPDLVKQWLGPNGYEMDIAEWDFTTHGAYRYVHHDPQGGAWGFHGTFHTVRENEFAVQTFEFEGVPDVVAVETIAFEDLGGGRSRVRIHSTYPSVEARDGMVQSGMEGGLTEGFARLDGLVGGAEGA
- a CDS encoding ArsR/SmtB family transcription factor, with the protein product MRDAGSDDGWLDRAFLALADPVRRGIIARLSRGPATVNELAEPFAITKQAVSKHIQVLEQAGLVTRTRDAQRRPVHLAPAELERLTGWIDRYRLIHEQRFRSLDAVLEASVGDATAAHHPKEKES